A genomic stretch from Limnobacter thiooxidans includes:
- a CDS encoding LysR family transcriptional regulator: protein MCPLKQLSDLAFFSELVRHDSLASAAVAFDVTPPAVSRRLAALEKRLGVRLLHRSTRRVGLSAEGERYLAEGAQILRQIDALEATLRAGQDTPRGLLRVNASLGFGRKHVAGVVSAYQAEFAQVEVILELTDHPIDLIEGGFDLSVRFGEPPDQRLIAQKLASNRRVLCAAPAYLARAGVLESPADLTRHDCLVIRQENHTFNNWPLRNGRQETTVKVHGPVSSNDGEVAVQWALEGKGVLLRSEWDIQQELKTGALVRVLPDWAGAPADIFAVCPYANPMPAKTREFIRVTRQVLASKAGFGV from the coding sequence GTGTGCCCTTTGAAGCAGTTGTCTGACCTGGCTTTTTTCAGCGAACTGGTGCGCCATGACAGCCTGGCCAGCGCCGCAGTGGCCTTTGATGTAACACCGCCCGCTGTCAGCCGCCGGCTGGCCGCACTTGAAAAACGCCTGGGTGTGCGCCTGCTGCACCGAAGCACCCGGCGCGTTGGGCTAAGCGCCGAAGGTGAACGTTACCTGGCCGAAGGCGCGCAGATTTTGCGGCAGATCGATGCGCTGGAGGCCACCCTGCGGGCCGGGCAAGACACCCCGCGCGGGTTGTTGCGGGTCAACGCCAGCCTGGGTTTTGGGCGCAAGCACGTGGCGGGCGTGGTGTCCGCCTACCAGGCCGAGTTTGCACAGGTGGAAGTGATTCTTGAACTGACCGACCACCCCATTGACCTGATCGAAGGCGGCTTTGATTTGTCGGTGCGCTTTGGCGAACCACCCGACCAGCGCCTGATTGCGCAAAAACTGGCCAGCAACCGGCGCGTGCTGTGTGCTGCACCGGCTTACTTGGCGCGGGCTGGTGTGTTGGAAAGCCCCGCTGACCTGACCCGGCACGATTGCCTGGTGATACGGCAGGAAAATCACACCTTCAACAACTGGCCGCTGCGCAACGGGCGGCAGGAAACCACGGTGAAAGTGCACGGGCCGGTCAGCTCGAATGACGGGGAAGTGGCGGTGCAATGGGCGCTCGAAGGCAAGGGCGTGCTGCTGCGCTCCGAGTGGGACATTCAACAGGAACTGAAAACCGGCGCGCTGGTGCGGGTGCTGCCCGACTGGGCCGGTGCACCGGCCGACATTTTTGCCGTGTGCCCGTATGCCAACCCCATGCCAGCCAAAACCCGGGAATTCATCCGGGTGACCCGGCAGGTCTTGGCCAGCAAGGCGGGGTTTGGGGTTTAG
- a CDS encoding sulfite exporter TauE/SafE family protein, whose translation MEWPALTDLLLVLSLGAALGFFGGLFGIGGGIIAVPLFILGFGMDQALAQGTALVLMVPNLLIGWWRYNQHHKLPWLAVAAIGITATLTTWLTAKMAVQLDQDVLHWIFNLFILAVGVRMLLLRKNPSENASSSDQPRTAAMPIVGVLGGTSMGLLGMGGGLVATPLLTTVFKHTQTTAQALSLALVAPSSVMALTTYATAHRVDWNLGLPLAFGGLFTVSAGVAVAHYLPEKALRRSFAMVMIVAAFWLIVQSLHTH comes from the coding sequence ATGGAATGGCCCGCACTGACAGATTTACTCCTTGTGTTGTCCTTGGGCGCGGCCTTGGGGTTTTTCGGTGGCCTGTTTGGTATTGGGGGCGGCATTATTGCGGTCCCCCTTTTTATTCTCGGCTTTGGCATGGACCAGGCCCTGGCCCAAGGCACAGCCCTTGTGCTGATGGTGCCCAATTTGCTGATTGGCTGGTGGCGTTACAACCAGCACCACAAACTGCCCTGGCTTGCTGTGGCAGCGATTGGCATTACCGCCACCCTGACTACGTGGCTAACCGCCAAAATGGCCGTGCAGCTGGACCAGGATGTGCTGCACTGGATCTTCAACCTGTTCATTCTGGCCGTGGGCGTGCGCATGCTGTTGCTGCGCAAAAACCCTTCTGAAAACGCAAGCAGTTCCGACCAACCCCGCACCGCCGCCATGCCGATTGTGGGTGTACTGGGCGGCACCAGCATGGGCCTGTTGGGGATGGGGGGTGGTTTGGTGGCCACACCCTTGCTGACCACCGTATTCAAGCACACGCAAACCACGGCGCAGGCACTTTCACTGGCGCTGGTGGCACCCAGTTCGGTCATGGCACTGACCACTTACGCCACAGCCCACCGGGTTGACTGGAACCTGGGCCTGCCACTGGCCTTTGGCGGTTTGTTCACCGTGTCAGCCGGTGTTGCAGTGGCGCATTACCTGCCCGAAAAAGCGCTGCGCCGAAGCTTTGCCATGGTGATGATCGTGGCGGCATTCTGGCTGATCGTTCAATCGCTGCACACGCATTAA